A stretch of the Oncorhynchus clarkii lewisi isolate Uvic-CL-2024 chromosome 9, UVic_Ocla_1.0, whole genome shotgun sequence genome encodes the following:
- the LOC139416763 gene encoding LOW QUALITY PROTEIN: zinc finger and BTB domain-containing protein 39-like (The sequence of the model RefSeq protein was modified relative to this genomic sequence to represent the inferred CDS: deleted 2 bases in 1 codon), with amino-acid sequence MRIRLQGSGHAAGLLAELNHCRLSRLFCDVILQVGSRAFAAHRAVLACAGTHFRSLFSGRGTQIGTSGATTTYTLDFVSPANFEKVLTFIYTGEIFTDLIDVGVLYELAERLGVRELVRACHATFPDLQQPGSGSADCVVDGDLDPDMVAAAATAAGSSVCSSSAASCSSLSSSAGPSAAPTPAAAPSPLPQGSRVARLGRGGGHTAPLSLSLKAEDVQSHLGYGQMAEDKRVQLTGDQQSSVDMSTVAVEATPGPPLQLKTEEVVVGDGVDNGEEEQMVVSGSRAGSVPPCVSDSCSYPDSSAQLGGDICGVREAPSSSSGDPLDSLQMGVVEAGVGGVISDHAGVIFGGGDDEDDDEENEEEREHLQGDEEGTDGGVDQWRQLAGEIIELSDGENYMEEEDEEEDEDEDLVCVENGAAVSTGGVNTGQVSSVQGIMACKACGMALLADSASLRAHAETHLSETGACRVCGASFPGDRGASITHALSHVVFSCDMCHLQFNSQAKLVRHRRQAAARYTLPSQLHNATQGHNGELQCAVCNKALTKDFQVIRDHLLSHVSIQSLSCGVCQLPQPSLCALLWHALTHLSLPVYSCPLCACGFLDRPLLDRHMFLHAEEAATDREAMRAHKAAGPEGEEELRCFLCPQTFRSASAFQYHLSFHTNEAQGSQGWAGKRKADQIEYPSSCSSSSPLEAGSLGKLGNMGFGLGSFSLSDKLLQGAVAAGFPTGLLSNGNSMGGTIPREKWYRCRFCGKRFAHSGEFTYHLRIHTGEKPYQCKVCLRFFRGRSTMICHLKTHAGALMYRCTICGLYFSTLKLVSSHMDVHKDHLPPDFNIEQTFMYNDHSKEPLPALDT; translated from the exons ATGAGGATTCGGCTGCAGGGCTCAGGCCACGCCGCTGGCCTCCTCGCCGAGCTCAACCACTGCCGTCTGTCCCGCCtcttctgtgatgtcattctccAGGTGGGGAGCCGCGCCTTTGCAGCGCACCGCGCCGTGCTCGCGTGCGCCGGAACCCACTTCCGCAGCCTGTTCTCGGGCAGGGGGACCCAGATCGGAACCTCAGGAGCCACGACAACGTACACTCTGGATTTTGTGTCCCCGGCCAATTTTGAGAAGGTGCTGACTTTCATCTACACTGGAGAGATCTTCACAGACCTGATAGATGTAGGAGTGCTGTATGAGCTGGCAGAGAGGCTGGGTGTGAGAGAGCTGGTGAGGGCCTGTCACGCTACCTTCCCTGACCTGCAGCAACCGGGCTCTGGCTCTGCAGACTGTGTGGTGGATggagacctggaccctgacatgGTTGCTGCTGCAGCTACTGCTGCTGGGTCATCCGTGTGCTCATCCTCTGCAGCGTCTTGTTCCTCCCTGTCATCATCTGCTGGTCCCTCGGCTGCTCCTACTCCAGCGGCggccccctcacctctcccccagGGCAGCAGGGTGGCCAGGCTGGGCCGGGGTGGTGGACACACAgcccctctgtccctgtccctcaaAGCAGAGGACGTCCAGTCTCACCTGGGCTATGGACAGATGGCCGAAGACAAACGGGTACAGCTGACAGGAGATCAGCAGAGTTCAGTAGACATGTCCACTGTAGCTGTTGAGGCTACACCTGGACCTCCCCTGCAGCTGAAGactgaggaggtggtggtgggagaCGGGGTTGATAACGGTGAGGAGGAACAGATGGTAGTTAGTGGGAGTAGGGCTGGTTCTGTACCTCCATGTGTATCTGACTCCTGCTCCTACCCCGACTCGTCAGCCCAGCTGGGAGGGGACATCTGTGGGGTGAGGGAGGCCCCCTCGTCCTCCTCTGGAGACCCCCTGGACAGCCTGCAGATGGGAGTGGTGGAGGCTGGGGTGGGAGGTGTGATCTCTGACCATGCAGGGGtcatctttgggggg ggggatgatgaAGACGATGATGAAGAaaacgaggaagagagagagcatttGCAGGGAGATGAAGAAGGGACTGATGGAGGAGTGGACCAGTGGCGACAGCTGGCTGGAGAGATCATCGAGTTGAGCGATGGCGAGAACTAcatggaggaggaagatgaggaggaggatgaagacgaGGACTTGGTGTGTGTGGAGAACGGAGCAGCGGTCAGTACAGGGGGTGTGAACACTGGCCAGGTGTCATCGGTTCAGGGTATAATGGCGTGTAAAGCCTGTGGAATGGCACTGTTGGCCGACTCTGCTTCCCTGAGGGCCCACGCAGAGACCCACCTCTCTGAGACAGGAGCCTGCAGGGTGTGTGGGGCATCTTTCCCCGGAGACCGTGGCGCCAGCATCACCCACGCCTTGTCCCATGTGGTGTTCTCTTGTGACATGTGTCATCTCCAGTTCAACAGCCAGGCCAAGTTGGTACGCCACCGGCGCCAAGCTGCAGCCAGGTACACCCTCCCCAGTCAGCTCCACAACGCTACCCAGGGGCACAACGGAGAGCTGCAGTGTGCTGTCTGTAACAAAGCCCTCACCAAGGACTTCCAG gtcATCAGGGATCACCTGCTGAGTCACGTGTCCATCCAGTCACTGAGCTGTGGTGTGTGCCAGCTGCCCCAGCCCTCCCTATGTGCACTGCTGTGGCACGCCCTCACCCACCTCTCCCTGCCAGTCTACTCCTGCCCGCTCTGCGCCTGCGGCTTCCTAGATCGCCCTCTGCTGGACAGACACATGTTCCTGCATGCTGAGGAGGCCGCCACTGACAGAGAGGCCATGAGGGCTCATAAAGCAGCCggaccagagggagaggaggagctgcGTTGCTTCTTATGCCCACAGACCTTCCGCTCTGCCTCAGCTTTCCAGTACCACCTGAGCTTTCACACCAACGAGGCCCAGGGCAGCCAGGGTTGGGCAGGGAAACGAAAGGCTGACCAGATAGAGTAcccttcctcctgctcctcctcctcccccctggaGGCAGGCAGCCTGGGAAAGCTGGGCAACATGGGCTTCGGCTTGGGCTCCTTCAGCCTCTCAGACAAGCTGCTCCAGGGGGCCGTGGCGGCTGGCTTTCCCACAGGCCTCCTGTCCAATGGGAACTCCATGGGTGGCACCATCCCCCGGGAGAAATGGTACCGCTGTCGCTTCTGTGGCAAACGCTTTGCCCACTCTGGCGAGTTCACCTACCACCTGCGCATCCACACTGGGGAGAAGCCCTACCAGTGCAAGGTGTGCCTGAGGTTCTTCCGAGGGCGCTCCACCATGATCTGCCACTTGAAGACCCACGCCGGGGCACTCATGTACCGCTGCACCATTTGCGGCCTCTACTTTTCCACGCTCAAGCTGGTGTCCTCCCACATGGACGTCCACAAGGACCACCTGCCTCCAGACTTCAACATAGAGCAGACCTTCATGTACAATGACCACTCCAAAGAACCCCTCCCCGCCCTGGACACCTGA
- the LOC139416783 gene encoding G-protein coupled receptor 182-like codes for MNEFDLHNSSLNFFNGTPWFVYECTLNLDKDYQRIALFLLYLLLFMVGLAENTLVVWVNWRRRHSANGVLFCVINVSLSDLMVVLMLPFYMLEVTMDKVWLWGRFLCKVTHLIYVINFYSSSFFLAFMTLERYLSLSRPSSPACFPVARRRRWLLCGGLWLLSLFLALLENVHMDLLEWDEPGCYMLPENNYTEWFVSVSFLCLIFQFLGPASIIVTCNILIARAVRSAPDVQGKRDVWLVHVYSLVFVLCWLPYHIVLFLMMVDDLDPHVFSCNTVEVLYNSYGVVEGLSLFHCIANPVLYNFLSKSFRSNLINAVVHYVPREFPRGSNPQETAPNAGGPDTRKKECKLSNMSTSHSDVAGL; via the coding sequence ATGAACGAATTTGACTTGCACAACTCCTCGTTAAATTTCTTCAATGGCACGCCCTGGTTCGTCTACGAGTGCACCCTCAATCTGGATAAGGACTATCAGCGGATCGCCTTGTTCCTGCTCTACCTGCTGCTGTTCATGGTGGGGCTGGCTGAAAACACCCTGGTGGTCTGGGTCAATTGGCGCCGGCGACACTCGGCCAACGGCGTCTTGTTCTGCGTCATCAACGTGAGCTTGTCGGACCTGATGGTGGTTCTGATGTTGCCCTTCTACATGCTGGAGGTAACCATGGACAAGGTATGGCTGTGGGGCCGCTTCCTATGTAAAGTCACCCACCTCATCTACGTGATCAACTTCTATAGCAGCTCCTTCTTCCTGGCCTTCATGACCCTGGAGCGCTACCTGTCCCTGTCCaggccctcgtctcctgcctgcTTCCCCGTAGCCAGACGTCGCCGCTGGTTACTCTGCGGTGGTctctggctcctctccctgttcctggCTCTGCTGGAGAACGTCCACATGGACCTGCTGGAGTGGGACGAGCCGGGCTGCTACATGCTGCCAGAGAACAACTACACTGAGTGGTTTgtctccgtctccttcctctGCCTCATCTTCCAGTTCCTGGGCCCGGCCTCCATCATCGTCACCTGTAACATCTTGATAGCCCGAGCGGTGCGCTCCGCTCCAGACGTGCAGGGAAAACGGGACGTCTGGCTGGTGCATGTGTACTCCCTGGTGTTTGTCCTCTGCTGGCTGCCGTACCACATCGTCTTGTTCCTGATGATGGTGGATGATCTGGACCCTCACGTGTTCAGCTGCAACACAGTGGAGGTGCTCTATAACTCCTACGGTGTGGTTGAGGGCCTGTCGCTCTTCCACTGCATCGCCAACCCTGTCCTTTACAACTTCCTCAGCAAGAGCTTCCGTTCCAACCTGATCAACGCTGTGGTCCACTATGTACCCAGGGAGTTCCCAAGAGGGTCGAATCCCCAAGAAACTGCACCCAACGCAGGAGGACCAGACACTAGGAAGAAGGAATGCAAGCTTAGCAACATGAGCACCAGTCACTCTGATGTTGCTGGGTTGTAG